A DNA window from Hyphomicrobiales bacterium 4NK60-0047b contains the following coding sequences:
- a CDS encoding CinA family protein — MFDQKITAVSEELVKKASGLGVWISTAESCTGGLIAGALTSVAGASACVGAGFVTYSNEAKMDALNVTSKSLDLYGAVSAEVAGEMARGAQTQAKAHLAIAVTGIAGPGGGSAEKPVGLVYIAAAGGTNKDALRVQEHQFGDIGRSEVRRETVLKALELGLEALNSQS, encoded by the coding sequence ATGTTTGATCAAAAGATCACGGCAGTTTCTGAAGAGTTGGTGAAAAAAGCCAGCGGTTTAGGTGTTTGGATTTCTACTGCTGAGAGTTGCACGGGCGGCCTGATTGCGGGGGCTTTGACATCAGTTGCGGGGGCGTCTGCTTGTGTTGGCGCTGGGTTTGTTACCTATTCTAATGAAGCGAAGATGGATGCGCTTAATGTTACTTCTAAAAGCTTAGATCTTTATGGTGCGGTTAGTGCTGAGGTTGCTGGTGAAATGGCGCGCGGTGCTCAGACACAAGCGAAAGCTCACTTAGCCATTGCAGTTACGGGTATTGCCGGCCCTGGTGGTGGGAGTGCTGAAAAGCCTGTTGGGTTGGTTTATATAGCTGCAGCTGGTGGAACGAATAAAGATGCGCTACGGGTTCAAGAACATCAATTTGGTGACATTGGTCGCAGTGAAGTGCGACGAGAGACCGTACTTAAAGCGTTAGAGCTTGGGTTAGAAGCACTGAATTCACAAAGTTAA
- the lipA gene encoding lipoyl synthase: MVTLIDNKKQQNKTSAEKQPIRHPEKRNNPVSTPLRKPDWIRVKAPGSKDYQTTRDIVKEHKLTTVCEEAACPNIGECWEKRHATMMIMGEICTRACAFCNVRTGLPLALDKEEPNRVADAVAKLGLNHVVITSVDRDDLADGGAQHFAEVITSIRKAAPSTSIEILTPDFLRKEGALEVVVEAKPDVFNHNLETVPRLYLDIRPGARYFHSIRLLQKVKEIDPLIFTKSGIMVGLGEERKEILQLMDDLRSADVDFLTVGQYLQPTLKHAPIAKFLTPEEFKSLEQIAYSKGFLKASCTPLTRSSHHAGEDFEELKQARAKKVGAHAL, from the coding sequence ATGGTAACTCTTATTGATAACAAAAAGCAGCAAAACAAAACCTCTGCCGAAAAACAGCCAATTCGCCATCCAGAAAAGCGCAATAATCCTGTCTCAACACCATTACGCAAACCCGACTGGATCAGGGTTAAAGCTCCAGGGTCTAAAGATTATCAAACCACACGAGACATCGTAAAAGAACATAAGCTCACAACAGTCTGTGAAGAAGCGGCCTGCCCAAACATTGGTGAATGCTGGGAAAAGCGCCACGCCACTATGATGATCATGGGCGAAATTTGCACAAGAGCATGTGCTTTTTGTAACGTTAGAACGGGCCTACCTCTAGCTCTAGATAAAGAAGAGCCAAATAGAGTGGCAGACGCCGTTGCAAAATTAGGCCTTAATCACGTTGTTATCACATCTGTTGATAGAGATGACCTGGCTGACGGCGGCGCTCAGCATTTTGCTGAAGTTATCACGTCGATTAGAAAAGCAGCACCGTCAACAAGCATAGAAATTTTAACGCCTGACTTCTTGCGCAAAGAAGGCGCGTTAGAAGTTGTAGTGGAAGCCAAACCAGATGTTTTCAATCACAATTTAGAAACAGTGCCTCGTCTATATTTAGACATTCGCCCAGGCGCTCGTTATTTCCACTCAATTCGGCTTTTACAAAAAGTTAAAGAAATTGACCCACTGATTTTTACCAAATCAGGGATTATGGTTGGCCTTGGTGAAGAGAGAAAAGAAATCCTCCAACTTATGGATGATCTTAGAAGTGCTGATGTCGATTTTCTTACCGTCGGGCAATATTTGCAGCCAACACTTAAGCACGCCCCGATTGCTAAATTTCTCACACCAGAAGAGTTTAAATCTCTTGAGCAAATAGCATATTCTAAAGGCTTCTTAAAAGCCTCATGCACACCTCTCACCCGCTCATCCCATCACGCAGGCGAAGATTTTGAGGAATTAAAACAAGCACGCGCTAAAAAAGTTGGAGCTCACGCTTTATAA
- a CDS encoding bifunctional 2-C-methyl-D-erythritol 4-phosphate cytidylyltransferase/2-C-methyl-D-erythritol 2,4-cyclodiphosphate synthase has product MTKGTFVLVVAAGRGARARQENCDLPKQYVLLKGQPVLHHVLTKFHSIDAIDGILPVIHAEDADIFQDIAKNFSDRLLPPVFGGATRQASVLNGLEALKDLSNTQDVETVFIHDGARPCFSRDLIDRLLVQLSLSDAVLPALPVTDTLKLSCEKKVVKTVDRSNLWRAQTPQCFKFETIYNSHKAATHVPEIEFTDDCSIAEWHGASIDIIPGEERNIKITTSDDFKRGEHYLSDMMDVGQIDVRVGHGFDVHAFEDGNEIILCGVPLPFDKKLKGHSDADVGLHALTDAIYGALGAGDIGTHFPPSDEQWRGTSSDVFLKAACDLTEQKGASISNVDVTLICEEPKIGPYSKAMRESISKITGLDVERVSVKATTTERLGFTGRGEGISALATATLIF; this is encoded by the coding sequence ATGACAAAGGGCACATTTGTTTTGGTTGTTGCAGCGGGCCGTGGGGCCAGAGCAAGACAAGAAAATTGCGACCTACCAAAACAGTATGTTTTGCTTAAAGGTCAGCCTGTTCTGCATCATGTATTGACTAAATTTCACTCTATTGATGCTATTGATGGCATATTACCAGTGATTCATGCTGAAGATGCGGATATTTTTCAAGATATTGCCAAAAACTTTTCAGATAGGCTTCTTCCACCTGTATTTGGTGGTGCAACTCGGCAAGCTTCAGTTTTAAACGGCTTAGAAGCCCTTAAAGACCTCTCTAACACTCAAGACGTTGAAACAGTGTTTATTCATGATGGTGCGCGCCCCTGTTTTTCGCGGGACCTGATAGACAGACTGCTTGTTCAACTATCATTATCAGACGCTGTCCTGCCTGCTTTACCTGTGACTGATACACTGAAACTTTCCTGTGAGAAAAAGGTCGTGAAAACTGTAGATCGTTCAAATCTTTGGCGTGCTCAAACACCTCAATGTTTTAAGTTTGAAACTATTTACAACTCACATAAAGCTGCCACTCATGTGCCTGAAATAGAGTTTACTGATGATTGTTCAATAGCTGAGTGGCATGGTGCCTCTATTGATATTATACCCGGCGAAGAACGAAATATAAAAATTACGACAAGTGATGATTTTAAAAGGGGAGAACATTATTTGAGTGACATGATGGATGTAGGACAAATTGACGTAAGAGTGGGGCATGGGTTTGATGTTCATGCCTTTGAAGATGGAAATGAAATAATATTATGCGGTGTTCCTCTTCCTTTTGATAAAAAGCTAAAGGGCCATTCTGATGCTGATGTTGGGCTTCATGCTTTGACTGATGCAATTTATGGTGCGTTAGGTGCCGGGGATATAGGGACGCACTTTCCTCCCTCTGATGAGCAATGGCGCGGGACTTCTTCTGATGTATTTTTAAAAGCCGCTTGTGATCTTACAGAACAAAAGGGCGCTAGTATTTCTAATGTTGATGTCACCCTAATATGTGAAGAGCCTAAGATTGGCCCTTATAGTAAGGCAATGCGTGAAAGTATTTCCAAGATCACTGGTCTTGATGTTGAGCGGGTCAGTGTTAAGGCAACAACGACTGAACGACTTGGCTTTACTGGGCGGGGTGAAGGAATTAGCGCGCTTGCGACGGCGACTTTAATTTTTTAA
- a CDS encoding acyltransferase codes for MTLPFTLKPSLLSYMEGRNNNFNLLRMIGALTIMFAHAMFITIGDDINFETYPVKYTLGITTLNLFFVLSGMLVTASWMKHSDVITYAVSRVMRIIPGLMVVSFVLPFLLGPLVTKLPLSEYFSNPTVWFYWPVTTLLNPDMMLPGVYEGMPNDAVINAPLWTLRYEALLYAGVAFIGLLGWLHVRSRFLIFAGVALCVYFGVTHLTSLRSIAAVDHLMHFGYAFLVGSAFHIFRDKVSLDLRLGFIGLLAALFIVWQFGLESGEFLLIPSAAILGCWLAYVPGGVIRYYNGLGDYSYGLYIWHYPIEQLFCQIYGTISASNLFLISLPFALFAAILSWHFIERPALASIKLVVGFFKAFQSKGLRS; via the coding sequence ATGACTTTGCCTTTTACATTAAAACCTTCATTGCTCTCTTATATGGAGGGGAGAAATAATAATTTTAATTTGCTCCGCATGATTGGGGCATTAACGATTATGTTTGCTCATGCCATGTTTATCACCATTGGCGATGATATTAATTTTGAGACTTATCCTGTTAAATACACACTTGGGATTACCACGCTCAATTTGTTTTTTGTTCTCTCTGGTATGTTGGTGACTGCGAGTTGGATGAAGCATTCTGATGTGATTACTTATGCTGTTTCTCGCGTTATGCGCATAATTCCGGGGTTGATGGTTGTTTCGTTTGTTCTGCCCTTTCTATTAGGACCTCTTGTAACAAAGCTTCCTTTGAGCGAATATTTCTCTAATCCAACTGTATGGTTTTACTGGCCTGTTACGACTTTGTTAAATCCTGATATGATGTTACCCGGTGTCTATGAGGGGATGCCTAACGATGCAGTGATTAATGCTCCTTTATGGACCCTTCGTTATGAAGCGCTGTTATATGCTGGAGTTGCCTTCATTGGTTTGTTGGGCTGGCTGCATGTGCGGTCTCGCTTTTTAATTTTTGCTGGAGTTGCTCTATGTGTTTATTTTGGAGTGACCCATTTAACGTCTTTGCGCTCTATAGCTGCGGTTGATCATCTTATGCATTTTGGTTATGCGTTTTTGGTTGGTAGTGCCTTTCATATTTTCAGAGATAAAGTGTCGCTTGATCTTCGCCTAGGGTTTATTGGGCTACTCGCAGCGCTCTTTATCGTTTGGCAATTTGGTTTAGAGTCTGGAGAGTTTTTGCTTATCCCATCAGCAGCTATTTTAGGGTGTTGGCTTGCCTATGTTCCTGGCGGAGTTATTCGTTATTATAATGGTCTTGGTGATTATTCTTATGGGCTTTACATTTGGCACTACCCTATTGAGCAGCTGTTCTGCCAAATCTATGGAACCATCTCGGCATCTAATTTGTTTTTAATTAGTTTACCGTTTGCTTTGTTCGCTGCAATTCTTTCTTGGCATTTCATCGAGCGCCCTGCTCTAGCCAGTATAAAATTAGTTGTCGGTTTCTTTAAAGCATTTCAGAGCAAAGGTCTTAGGTCATAA
- a CDS encoding nitrogen regulation protein NR(II), protein MDNNQILNAVPHPIIVINDENDITYANAAAELFYHSGLELLKKSKIDDLLPFGCPILTAIDQVRHKSCSYNEYGINIATPKLKENYIVDVFCGPIGESNTNKANNNSTARSSHILIQFQLRSMAQMIERQISYRGAAKTVNGVAAVLAHEIKNPLSGIRGAAQLLEMAVTEDDQMLARLICEETDRIRKLVDRMEIFGDERPIQSVPINIHSVLHHVTEIAKNGFASKVHIEQHYDPSLPKVAGERDFLIQLYLNLIKNAAEALEDRDDGVITLETSFRPGFRLTLPGTKERVILPLEIVVKDNGPGVREDILPHLFDPFVSSKAKGSGLGLALVAKMIADHGGTIECESSESGTIFRTRLPIAETGDINETKTIEQHTQV, encoded by the coding sequence ATGGATAACAATCAAATACTAAATGCAGTTCCCCACCCCATCATTGTGATCAATGATGAAAACGACATTACTTATGCGAATGCAGCAGCTGAGTTGTTTTATCACTCAGGGCTAGAACTACTAAAGAAAAGCAAAATTGATGATCTTCTTCCATTTGGCTGTCCAATCCTGACGGCCATAGATCAAGTGCGACACAAATCCTGCAGTTACAATGAATATGGCATCAATATCGCCACGCCAAAATTAAAAGAAAATTATATTGTCGATGTGTTTTGTGGTCCAATCGGAGAGAGCAACACCAACAAAGCAAACAATAACAGCACCGCACGTTCAAGTCATATTCTCATTCAATTTCAACTTCGCTCAATGGCTCAAATGATTGAAAGACAAATAAGCTATAGAGGAGCGGCTAAAACTGTCAACGGCGTAGCAGCTGTCCTAGCGCATGAGATTAAAAATCCATTATCAGGCATCAGAGGAGCAGCCCAACTTCTGGAAATGGCCGTGACTGAAGATGATCAAATGCTAGCGCGTCTAATTTGCGAAGAAACCGACCGCATTAGAAAACTGGTCGACCGTATGGAAATATTTGGAGATGAGCGCCCAATTCAATCAGTACCAATTAATATCCACTCCGTTCTCCATCATGTAACCGAAATTGCAAAAAATGGTTTTGCAAGCAAGGTGCACATAGAACAGCATTACGACCCAAGTTTGCCAAAAGTTGCTGGTGAGCGAGACTTCCTCATACAGCTCTACTTAAACTTAATAAAAAATGCTGCCGAAGCTTTAGAAGATAGAGACGATGGGGTTATCACACTAGAAACCTCCTTCCGGCCCGGTTTCAGATTAACATTACCCGGGACTAAAGAACGCGTCATTCTCCCATTAGAAATTGTCGTCAAAGATAATGGACCAGGTGTCAGAGAAGATATCCTCCCTCATTTGTTTGACCCATTTGTCTCAAGCAAAGCAAAAGGATCTGGGCTCGGCCTCGCTCTAGTTGCTAAAATGATTGCAGATCATGGCGGTACAATTGAATGCGAGAGCAGTGAAAGCGGAACCATATTCCGAACAAGATTACCCATTGCGGAAACAGGCGACATAAATGAAACCAAAACGATAGAGCAACACACGCAGGTATGA
- the ntrC gene encoding nitrogen regulation protein NR(I), which translates to MPNNEILIADDDAAIRTVLTQALSRAGYSPRATSNAATLWRWAEAGDGDLIITDVVMPDENAFNLIPQIKKQRPELPIIVMSAENTIMTAIKASEKGAFDYLPKPFDLTELMNVIERALEEPAKPNINKVVEEDNEQLPLIGRSIAMQDIYRIIARVMKTDLSVMIRGESGTGKELVARALHDFSNRVAGPFVAINMAAIPRELIESELFGHEKGAFTGAQGRHIGRFEQAEGGTLFLDEIGDMPLEAQTRLLRVLQEGEYTRVGGRVPIKTNVRIVAATHRDLQKLIHAGTFREDLYYRLNVVPIKVPPLRSRLDDISDLAHHFLRKAEEQGLPVKRFEPDAIKRMQTYQWPGNVRELENFVQRITALHPEEIITKVVVEEELSSSISPSDPVMIEEKSLPGFVANHLQNYFTTFGADLPPPGLYDRVIKEVEKPLILAALAATNGNQIKASDLLGINRNTLRKKIRDLDIQFHPIRH; encoded by the coding sequence ATGCCCAATAATGAAATATTAATTGCAGATGATGATGCCGCCATTCGCACCGTGCTCACACAAGCCTTAAGCAGAGCCGGCTATTCACCTCGAGCAACAAGTAACGCAGCCACACTTTGGCGCTGGGCTGAAGCTGGAGATGGTGACCTCATCATAACGGACGTTGTAATGCCAGATGAAAATGCCTTTAATCTGATCCCGCAAATAAAAAAACAACGCCCAGAACTTCCTATTATTGTGATGAGCGCTGAAAACACCATTATGACGGCTATCAAAGCATCAGAAAAAGGTGCGTTTGATTATCTCCCCAAACCTTTTGATTTAACCGAACTAATGAATGTCATCGAGCGCGCTCTAGAAGAACCCGCAAAACCAAACATCAACAAGGTCGTTGAAGAAGATAATGAGCAGTTACCCTTAATTGGTCGCTCAATTGCCATGCAAGATATTTATCGCATTATCGCACGCGTCATGAAAACAGATCTCTCAGTCATGATACGAGGTGAAAGCGGTACCGGTAAAGAATTGGTGGCAAGAGCATTGCACGATTTCTCCAACCGTGTTGCAGGCCCATTTGTTGCCATCAATATGGCAGCTATTCCAAGAGAGTTAATTGAAAGCGAATTATTTGGACACGAAAAAGGTGCCTTTACCGGAGCACAAGGGCGCCATATTGGCCGTTTTGAGCAAGCAGAAGGTGGAACGCTGTTTCTCGACGAAATAGGCGACATGCCACTCGAAGCTCAAACAAGACTATTAAGAGTTTTACAAGAGGGCGAATACACCAGAGTAGGCGGACGTGTGCCCATTAAAACCAATGTAAGGATTGTAGCCGCCACACACAGAGATTTGCAAAAACTCATTCATGCCGGAACATTCCGAGAAGATCTTTACTACAGATTAAACGTGGTTCCAATTAAAGTCCCTCCATTAAGATCAAGGCTAGATGATATATCTGACCTAGCTCACCATTTTCTACGAAAAGCAGAAGAGCAGGGCTTACCGGTTAAACGTTTTGAACCTGATGCAATTAAGCGCATGCAAACCTATCAATGGCCCGGTAATGTGCGCGAATTAGAAAACTTCGTACAACGCATCACCGCGCTACATCCAGAAGAGATCATTACAAAAGTTGTAGTTGAAGAAGAACTTTCAAGTTCAATTTCTCCCTCCGACCCCGTAATGATAGAAGAAAAATCATTGCCCGGCTTTGTAGCAAATCACCTGCAAAATTATTTTACCACATTCGGTGCAGATCTTCCTCCACCAGGTCTCTATGATCGGGTGATAAAAGAAGTGGAAAAGCCCCTTATTCTGGCCGCGCTAGCTGCCACAAATGGCAATCAAATAAAGGCATCAGACCTTCTTGGCATTAACAGAAATACATTAAGAAAAAAAATTAGAGACTTGGATATACAATTCCATCCAATTCGTCACTAA
- a CDS encoding acyltransferase codes for MSSISSLMDGRNNNFNLLRLLAAFFIAYYHCYFMALGPEMDEKVYVGLYELSQIALNFFFITSGFLIALSFTRRSSLLSYFIARVLRLIPGIFVLSLLICFVMGPLVTGVSLGSYFSSFETWAYVPLTTALQPDRTLPGVFTNNLNPNEIDAALWTLRYEMICYVGLAALGMLGLLTDRVKFGFVTLGVLLAFLFITFFTNLRDIAAINHLVHFGLSFYMGTLAFVYKDKIPLHWLIAVVLSVCALLMYIYLPRSIAEPFIILATAYFVFWLAYVPRGFLLEFNKLGDYSYGVYIYHYPIEQLLMQYVGGFTPLTLFLIALPLSLICAVISWTLVEKPSLELLPRMKRAAVAQPS; via the coding sequence ATGAGTTCAATTTCTAGTTTAATGGATGGTCGAAATAATAATTTCAACCTGCTTCGTTTATTAGCTGCCTTTTTTATAGCTTACTATCATTGTTATTTCATGGCGCTGGGCCCTGAGATGGATGAAAAGGTCTATGTTGGCCTTTATGAACTCAGTCAAATTGCGCTTAATTTCTTTTTTATTACCAGTGGTTTTTTAATTGCGCTTAGTTTTACACGGCGCTCTTCGCTTCTTTCTTATTTTATTGCCAGGGTCTTGCGACTTATTCCTGGGATCTTTGTTCTTTCCTTGTTGATTTGTTTTGTTATGGGTCCTCTTGTGACGGGGGTTTCTCTCGGATCGTATTTCTCCTCTTTTGAAACTTGGGCTTATGTTCCGCTTACAACTGCCCTTCAGCCAGATAGAACTTTACCAGGTGTTTTCACTAACAATCTTAATCCAAATGAGATTGACGCGGCGCTTTGGACGCTTCGATATGAAATGATTTGTTATGTCGGGTTAGCAGCTTTGGGGATGCTTGGACTTTTAACCGATCGGGTGAAGTTTGGTTTTGTTACCCTTGGGGTTTTGTTGGCTTTTCTATTTATTACTTTTTTTACTAACCTTCGAGACATAGCCGCGATCAATCATCTTGTGCATTTTGGTCTGAGTTTTTATATGGGTACTTTGGCTTTTGTTTATAAAGATAAGATTCCATTGCATTGGCTGATTGCTGTTGTTTTATCTGTTTGTGCTTTGCTGATGTATATCTATTTGCCACGCTCAATTGCTGAACCGTTTATTATTCTAGCAACAGCTTATTTTGTTTTTTGGTTGGCTTATGTGCCACGTGGGTTTCTACTGGAATTTAATAAGCTTGGTGACTATTCTTACGGGGTCTATATCTACCATTACCCAATCGAACAATTGCTCATGCAGTATGTTGGCGGGTTTACGCCATTAACTTTGTTCCTAATTGCATTACCACTCAGTTTGATTTGTGCGGTAATTTCCTGGACGTTGGTTGAAAAACCTAGTCTTGAGTTGCTTCCACGAATGAAACGTGCAGCTGTTGCTCAACCCAGCTAA
- the dusB gene encoding tRNA dihydrouridine synthase DusB, with protein MNNTKCKKTMGMNEKTIKIGNYNLSGKAILAPMSGVTDFPFRKLAHQWGAPLVVSEMVASESLVNANKDMSRRAIGEHLAPFVIQLAGRKAFWMAEAAKRVEDLGADIIDINMGCPAKQVTKGLSGSALMRDLDHALTLIEAVVNATTKPVTLKMRLGWDDNSLNSPELAKRAEDAGVQAFTVHGRTRQQFYKGQADWSKVKAVKEAISKPLFVNGDICTLEDAKAAMTASKADGVMIGRGAYGAPWLPAQMSRELNGLEPLKPSLDEYKNCVLEHYDHMLSHYGKKFGVKSARKHLVWYVDHFEKNESEAKQWRQKLCSTENITDVTKHLNSFFEEREC; from the coding sequence ATGAATAATACTAAATGCAAGAAAACGATGGGTATGAACGAAAAAACTATAAAAATTGGTAACTATAACCTAAGCGGCAAGGCGATTTTAGCGCCAATGTCAGGGGTTACGGATTTTCCTTTTCGTAAATTAGCCCACCAATGGGGCGCACCCCTTGTCGTGTCCGAAATGGTGGCCAGCGAAAGCCTTGTTAATGCAAACAAAGATATGAGCCGCCGTGCCATTGGTGAGCACTTAGCCCCCTTCGTAATCCAGTTAGCTGGCAGAAAAGCATTTTGGATGGCAGAAGCTGCCAAAAGAGTGGAAGATCTTGGCGCTGATATAATCGATATCAATATGGGTTGCCCAGCAAAACAAGTCACGAAGGGGCTATCGGGTTCTGCACTAATGCGCGACCTTGATCACGCCCTTACCTTAATTGAGGCCGTCGTCAACGCCACAACGAAACCAGTAACCCTGAAAATGCGACTTGGATGGGATGACAATTCTCTCAATTCACCGGAACTTGCCAAAAGGGCCGAAGACGCCGGCGTGCAGGCCTTCACTGTACATGGCCGAACCAGACAACAATTTTATAAGGGACAAGCAGATTGGTCGAAAGTGAAGGCCGTAAAAGAAGCCATCTCAAAACCTCTCTTTGTAAATGGAGACATTTGCACACTAGAAGATGCAAAAGCTGCAATGACAGCCTCTAAAGCTGATGGCGTAATGATAGGAAGAGGGGCATATGGTGCCCCTTGGCTCCCAGCGCAAATGTCGAGAGAACTTAATGGCCTGGAACCTTTAAAGCCATCTCTTGACGAGTATAAAAATTGCGTTCTCGAACATTATGACCACATGCTCAGTCACTACGGAAAAAAGTTTGGCGTCAAGAGCGCACGCAAACATCTGGTTTGGTATGTCGATCACTTTGAAAAAAATGAATCGGAAGCAAAGCAATGGAGACAAAAACTTTGCTCCACAGAGAACATCACCGATGTCACTAAACACCTCAATTCATTTTTTGAAGAAAGAGAGTGCTGA
- a CDS encoding type II toxin-antitoxin system RatA family toxin produces the protein MPKFETVHRVQHECDVMYDIVADVEKYPEFLELCEDLKILSKSDRSEEGQQLLEADMTVGFKAIREVFRSKVTLDKTNNIITSENINGPFKYMKNKWRFVPVNETSTDIHFSIDYEFKNWMMEKLLGGMFDKAFRTYAKSFENRADTLKKTSKIL, from the coding sequence ATGCCTAAGTTTGAAACAGTTCACCGCGTCCAACATGAATGCGATGTGATGTATGACATTGTTGCAGATGTTGAAAAATACCCTGAATTTTTGGAGCTATGTGAAGACCTTAAAATTCTTTCTAAATCTGATCGTTCAGAAGAGGGACAGCAACTTCTAGAAGCTGATATGACTGTCGGCTTTAAAGCCATACGAGAAGTGTTTCGATCAAAGGTAACACTTGATAAAACTAACAACATCATCACCTCAGAAAATATAAACGGCCCCTTCAAATATATGAAAAACAAATGGCGGTTTGTACCAGTTAATGAAACAAGTACAGATATTCATTTCTCTATAGACTATGAGTTCAAGAATTGGATGATGGAAAAACTTCTAGGTGGCATGTTTGATAAAGCCTTTAGAACATATGCTAAAAGTTTTGAAAACAGAGCTGATACATTAAAAAAAACATCGAAAATTCTTTAA
- the lpdA_2 gene encoding dihydrolipoyl dehydrogenase: MSTIYDVAIIGGGPGGYVAAIRASQLGLKPVLIERENLGGICLNWGCIPTKALLRSAEIYSTIKHADEFGISVEGVKFDFDAIIKRSRKVSEKLTQGVGYLMKKNKIEVIEGEAAIAKDKSLIVKTGKGDQTVKAKNIIIGTGARARNLPGLEPEGKFIWAYREALMPDIMPKKLCVIGSGAIGVEFANFYNALGADVTIVELADRIVPAEDAEISDFALKAFKKSGIKILTQSSVKETKPGKKDISLTIEGKDGKTKTESFERVITAIGITPNVENIGLEALGIELDRGFIKTDGWGKTNVANIYAIGDVTNPPWLAHKASHEAIIAVETLAGHSVKPLNGNLIPGCTYTTPQIASVGLTEDQAKEKGHKLKVGKFPFQANGKALALGEPDGMVKTIFDAKTGELLGAHMIGTEVTELIQGYAVAMGLETTEHELMETVFPHPTLSEMMHESVLDAYGRALHF; encoded by the coding sequence ATGAGTACAATATACGACGTCGCAATCATAGGCGGCGGACCTGGTGGTTATGTAGCCGCCATACGCGCATCACAGCTAGGTTTAAAACCAGTTCTGATTGAGCGTGAAAACTTGGGTGGCATCTGTTTGAACTGGGGCTGCATCCCAACCAAAGCACTGCTACGTTCAGCTGAAATCTATTCAACTATCAAACATGCTGATGAATTTGGCATTTCAGTTGAAGGTGTGAAATTTGATTTTGATGCCATCATTAAACGGTCAAGAAAAGTCTCTGAAAAACTAACGCAGGGCGTTGGCTATTTGATGAAGAAAAACAAAATCGAAGTCATAGAAGGTGAAGCAGCGATAGCCAAAGACAAAAGCCTGATTGTAAAAACAGGCAAAGGCGATCAAACGGTAAAAGCGAAAAACATCATCATCGGAACCGGTGCCAGGGCACGCAACTTACCAGGATTGGAGCCAGAAGGTAAATTCATCTGGGCTTACCGCGAAGCGTTGATGCCAGACATCATGCCAAAGAAGCTTTGCGTCATCGGCTCAGGTGCAATCGGCGTTGAGTTCGCAAACTTTTACAATGCCCTTGGTGCAGATGTCACCATCGTTGAATTAGCAGATAGAATTGTGCCTGCTGAAGATGCTGAGATTTCTGATTTTGCTCTAAAAGCATTCAAAAAATCTGGAATTAAAATCCTGACTCAATCGAGTGTAAAGGAAACCAAACCAGGTAAAAAAGATATAAGCCTAACCATAGAAGGCAAAGACGGTAAGACCAAAACTGAAAGTTTTGAACGTGTAATCACCGCAATCGGCATCACACCGAATGTCGAAAACATTGGCCTGGAAGCTTTAGGCATTGAGCTTGATCGTGGCTTTATCAAAACTGATGGCTGGGGCAAAACCAATGTCGCAAATATCTATGCCATTGGCGACGTAACCAACCCACCATGGCTCGCTCACAAAGCCAGCCACGAAGCCATCATTGCAGTCGAGACTTTAGCTGGCCATTCAGTAAAACCACTGAACGGCAATCTCATTCCAGGCTGTACTTATACAACTCCGCAAATTGCTTCAGTTGGTTTAACTGAAGATCAAGCTAAGGAAAAAGGCCACAAACTAAAAGTGGGCAAATTTCCATTCCAGGCAAATGGTAAAGCATTGGCGCTGGGTGAACCAGATGGCATGGTCAAAACTATTTTTGATGCCAAAACAGGTGAGCTACTAGGCGCTCATATGATCGGTACAGAAGTGACCGAGCTTATTCAAGGCTATGCTGTTGCAATGGGCTTGGAGACAACAGAGCATGAGTTGATGGAAACAGTCTTCCCTCATCCAACGCTTTCAGAGATGATGCACGAAAGTGTGCTTGATGCATACGGTAGAGCGCTTCATTTCTAA